The stretch of DNA acctgcatcaatcacatctagtgagtctaaagactcaacacaccataatcttgataacaagtaatacatatacaaatcacatacaacagtaaaaatacttgtacttaaaatatcgttttcatgaagatacgtaaactcaaaacatgaacattttcgtaaacattttcatgatgcataaactttaaataaaaacattttcataatgatgcataaactttaaacaaaaatattttcataatcgttttcataaacattttcataaacaattttcataaacgttttcaaaacatttcatatcaacatttaaatattcatattcatcgtattcgtattcatattcatatctaTATCCACATCCATatccatatcaacatattcgtattcatattcatattcgtttttgttgaattcggatcgtgattgtgactcgtattcatattcgtattggagatggatccatctataaaaccacagtactgggcgacggggacatcagcaacactctcaccggtcaactgagccttagcCAACGTATTAACCTATTaacgtattcatattcgtatcaatggaaatacgattgtcgggctcccactaggaccataaccctcacgagatctccaacatatcatcgtatttagTCACAATGCCTTCatgtccttcaacatttcgtattatcatcacttaacaaaaacatgcatataatatcgtttttcttttaaaccaagcatacaacatgtcttttaaatgtcaagattaaatcataaaatccatgaacatttaaaaatcatgatttaacatataaaaattcataaacatccataaaaattttaaaataaacattttaacatattaaaaatccgtaaacatttaaaataaatgttttaacatataaaaatcataaaatgacataaacgttttaaaatcaagatcataaaaattcataaacatttgaaataatcatattagcatgtaaaacaacatttaggatactgtcatgacgtttactaattttcgggtataaattaatgttttaCCCCTATAAGTAAAATTCCACGTTTTTTAAtctttcttaattccattgactctaaaatgtcccaaataattatttaagcttcatgatttttctcatatttttatttagattaaatcgagtacttttaattttttctctaaatataacatattactgcgttttaatcatgaattaaaccaaaacttaatataaaattcccaaattagaaacttagacttttaataattatttgagcttaaatataattttccataattttataaagcctaaatcttggcgtttcaattaattatttaattaaaattccaTGCGGCAattaaatctcggataaatccaaaactcattattttgatcccaaactttaaaaatagcattcttattatttattctacccttgtgagccatgaaccacactcgtcttaaattttcgtttttgacacatattcaaacacaccgagccatctcctaaaatactcgagccacgcccgagccacctcaagccaaacccaagccaacctatctaggcaccctcctggacCATTAAAACCCATAGGACCTGCCCTtaactgtcacgccccgagaccgggttatgacaccggcgttgtttaacaatcacacgaTCGAAAAACAACTAGCCTCGTAGTACatcataaaccgaaaccagtttattatcataaatttccCAAAAGTTCACTGTCTTTACAACTCAAAAGAAATAGAAACATGCGGAAGCGTAAATACACGATACTGAAATCATAAGACAGAATAATCGACGGGTCCCGAATTAGACTGCttcatcaccatccccaaaagtagTCTTGCTCCTCATCCTCAATTTGATTCTCATTCTTATCTGGGTGGgaaagtaaggggtgagtattttggagaaatactcagtaaatgggggccgATCGCGCATGACCATTATCGAGGATATACATAtgaataaattatcaaaatttcaatattaagcatgttgaatcaaatactaacacaaatacgaatatagtactgaaaatcatctcattttctacGGTTttttactgatcagtcccctatatgttactcctctaaggggcgaggccaaaggaacggttattataacccaccgcatcagggcctacacaaagtatatcaaagttcggaatttcctttaccatttctaaatcgagtcattacagtgcatttcaaaaaaaattcaaacatgcTTTCACATATTTAACTGATATCGAACAAAGAACAATTCAAGGGATTTCAATACCAAATGGAAATGAATATATCACGCCGACCgaattttcaaagtcatgtttaatttatttttgaagcATATTATGCCCACTTAAAAAGAAATAATTGTGCCAAATAAAATAGTATCAAGAACCCACTTACAAAGAAAGATATatagcaaaagcccacttacagtattcTGACTGCTCAAGGAAACGTAAACGTGAACAGTGAGATTGCGGCAGAGCTTTGTTACTAAAGGGCGAAGAGCTTCGAGAATACGGTGCTGCTAGAGAGGATTTCGAGAATTTGGATGTGCAAGTTTCGAATGAGGAGCCTTCCTTTTTATAGGCACGAATAATCTGCTACAAGGTAAGCTCTGAAGTCGCTCCACGAATGACGCTGCATTGATGGCTCCACGAATGACGCTGATGGCTTAATCAATGGGTGATTGCACTAACCTCTCCCGGATGAATGTGGCcactttttggttcaaggtgcTCACTCGAGATTTATGATGAAATGGAGTGCTTTTGGCTGTATGAGTTCCTCCACAATTGGTCCACTTCCATAGTGCATGGTCTTCACAtttgataccacttaaatgtcacgccccgagaccgggttatgacaccggcgttgtttaacaaccaCACGATCGAAAAACAACTAGCCTCGTAGTACatcataaaccgaaaccagtttattatcataaatttccCAAAAGTTCACTGTCTTTACAACTCAAAAGAAATAGAAACATGCGGAAGCGTAAATACACGATACTGAAATCATAAGACAGAATAATCGACGGGTCCCGAATTAGACTGCttcatcaccatccccaaaagtagTCTTGCTCCTCATCCTCAATTTGATTCTAATTCTTATCTGGGTGGgaaagtaaggggtgagtattttggagaAATACTTAGTAAATGGGGGCCGATCGCGCATGACCATTATCGAGGATATACATAtgaataaattatcaaaatttcaatattaagcatgttgaatcaaatactaacacaaatacgaatatagcactgaaaatcatctcattttctacGGTTttttactgatcagtcccctatatgttactcctctaaggggcgaggccaaaggaacggttattataacccaccgcatcagggcctaaacaaagtatatcaaagttcggaatttcctttaccatttctaaatcgagtcattacagtgcatttcaaaaaaaattcaaacatgcTTTCACATATTTAACTGATATCGAACAAAGAACAATTCAAGGGATTTCAATACCAAATGGAAATGAATATATCACGCCGACCgaattttcaaagtcatgtttaatttattttcgaaacatattatgcccacttaaaaaaaaataagtgtGCCAAATAAAATAGTATCAAGAACCCACTTACAAAGAAAGATATatagcaaaagcccacttacagtattcTGACTGCTCAAGGAAACCTAAACGTGAACGGTGAGATTGCGGCAGAGCTTTGTTACTAGAGGGCGAAGAGCTTCGAGAATACGGTGCTGCTAGAGAGGATTTCGAGAATTTGGATGTGCAAGTTTCGAATGAGGAGCCTTCCTTTTTATAGGCACGAATAATCTGCTACAAGGTAAGCTCTGAAGTCTCTCCACGAATGATGCTGCGTTGATGGCTCCACGAATGACGCTGATGGCTTAATCAATGGGTGATTGCACTAACCTCTCCCGGATGAATGTGGCcactttttggttcaaggtgcTCACTCgagatttatgctgaaatggagTGATTTTGGCTGTATGAGTTCCTCCACAATTGGTGCACTTCCATAGTGCATGGTCTTCacattctcccctccttaaTGTAAGTTTCATCCTCGAAACTTGGATTATCTTGTCCTTCGAAAAGGTAAGGGTAATGGTTTCTCATTTTCTCTTCGAGTTCCCCTGTGGCTTCTCTTTCGTTgtgattggaccattgtactttgacgtATGGAATCGTTCGTCGTCTTAGCACTTGGTCTTTGGCATCCACAATTCTGATCGGGACTTCCTTATAAGTAAGGCCTTCATTCAAGTCTCCCTCGATTAGGAGTGGTTCAGCTTCGAGGATGTGGCTTGGATCCGAAACATATCTTCTTAGTTGTGACACATGGAAAACATTATGGATTCTAGACATACTCGGTGGGAGATCCAATCTGTATGCAAGTGTAACCACTTTCCCTAGAATTTCAAAAGGTCCAACATATCTAGGGTTCAGTTTCCCGGGTTTGTTGAATCGAACCACACCTTTCATTGGTGATACTTTCAAGTATGCTTTATCTCCCGCTATGAATTCCACTGGTCTTCTTTTCAAATTAGCCCAACTTTTCTGTCGGTCTTGTGCCACTTTAAGTCTCTCCTTGATTATAGTGATTTTATCaactgtttcttggatcaatTCGGGTCCAGTGATGGCcttttctcctacttcatcccaatatagtggTGACCGGCATTTTCGCCCATACAGAGCTTCATACGGCGCCATTCCGATGCTGCTGTGAAAACTGTTATTGTAAGCAAACTCAATCAAAGGCAAATGTTCACTCCAATTACCGCTAAAGTCTAGGGCACACGCTCTCAGCATGTCTTCTaaagtttgaattgtcctctctgtttgACCATCGGTCTGAGGGTGGTAGGCCGTACTGAGGGTGACCTTAGTTCCCATGGCTTGttgaaaactcttccaaaaatgAGATACAAACCTCGGGTCTCTGTCTGACAAGATGCTGGCTGGAACCCCATGTAATCGTACGATGTtattcatgtacaatgtggctagcttgtccaaattatagttcatgcggactggtaagaaatgcgcagattttgtgagtctatctacgattacccagatgccaTCATGGctttgtctagactttggtaacccaaccacaaagtccatggagatatgttcccatttccattctggaatttctcgaggttgaagaagtcctccaggtctttggtgctctgctttgacctgttgGCACACaagacatttggaaacaaatatcGCAACATCCtttttcattccactccaccagaaATTCTTCTTTAagtctctgtacatcttggtactgccaggatggactgaaaatttcgacttatgtgcttctgacattacttcttgtcgaaggttatctatgtctggtacacacaatcgtcctttcatccaaagGACTCCTTTGTCGTCGATCTGAGTATCTTGAGACTTTGCTTCCTTAGCTTGTTCCTTAAGTTTTACTAGAACTGGGTCTCGATCCTGGTTCAACTTGACGATTTCTCGCAGACATGGTTGAGCGGAGAGTGCAGCTAAGGTAACCTTACTCATATTCCTCCGACTCAAAGCATCAGCTACTTTGTTTGCCTTacctggatggtagcttatggtcaagtcataatccttcaacaGCTCAATCCATcgcctttgtctcatatttaattccttttgggtgaacaagtatttgaggctctggtgGTCCGTGAAGATTTCGCACTTGGAGCCATagagataatgtctccatatcttcaaagcaaagacgacTGCTGCCAGTTCGAGGTCGTGAGTGGGATAATTTCGTTCATGCggcttcaactgccttgatgcataggcaatcACTCTTCTTTCTTGCATTAGTACACATCCCAACCCTTCCTTCGAtgcgtcactgtagatggtgaaatCCTTATCTTCAGTGGGCAAGACTAACACTGGTGTAGACGCGAGCTTTTCTTTCAATGTCTGAAAACTTTTCTCGCAGTTGTCATCCCAaatgaatttagaattcttTTGAGTAAGCCTTGTTAATGGTACGGCTAtggaagagaatccttcaacgaatttcctgtaatagccTGCCAATCCAAGAAAGCTTCTAATGTCTGTGGCGTTTCTCGGTTTCGACCAATCTAGAATTGACTCCACTTTCTttggatccactgatactcctgcttCTGATATCACATGCCCTAAAAAGGATACACTGTttagccagaattcgcatttcttgaacttggcatAGAGTTCTTTCTCCCTTAAGGTTTGTAGAGTGAGGCGGAGATGCTCTTCGTGATCTTCTTTGCTAGGAGAGTAGACAAggatgtcatcaatgaataccACTATGAACCGATCCAGGAACGGCTTGAATACTCTGTCCATTAGGTCCATAAAGGCTGCTGGTGCGTTTGTcagaccaaaaggcatcaccGTGAATTCgtagtgtccataccttgtcCGAAAGGCCGTCTTTGGGATGacttcagccctgaccttcaatTGGTGGTAGCCCGTTCTCAAATCCAATTTGGAAAATACTGTGGCTCGCTTAAGCTGATCAAAcaggtcatctatccttggaagagggtatttgttcttgatagtGATCTTATTCAATTCCCTATAGTcaatgcacagtctcatgctcccatctttcttcttgacaaaaagtactggagctccccatggaGACGCACTTGGTCGAATCTGCtttttgtctagcaattcttgaagttgttcCTTTAGCTCCTTAAGTTCAGCTGgtgtgccattctgtacggtgCCTTGGAGATGGGTGCCGCTTCGGGCACTAAATTGATTTCGAACTCAATTTCTCGATCCGGGACTGTCCCTGGTAGTTCctctggaaagacgtctgggaaatcTCGCACGATAGGGATGTCCCCCGGTTTAAGTTCAATTTCTTCCTTTACTGCGTTAACCATTGCTAGATAGATATCTGCTCCagatttcatggctttccatgCTTGGGATGCGGAAAGAAGTGACTTCCGTTCCTTGGATTTGCCATGATACACGACCTCTTTTTGGTTCGGGGTTCGGAGCCTAACACTCTTTCCCTTGCAGTCTACCATCGCATTGTTtcttgctaaccaatccattcctaagATGATATCGAACTCCACCATGTTCAGTTGTATCAATTCTGCTTGGAATAGGTGCTCATTGATACAGATTTTACACTTTCGGTGCACTCTATATGTTTCGACTGTCTTACTAGTAGGAGTCGCTACTCTAAATGGCTCAACTAGTAATTCAGGCGTAAGCCCTAGTTTCTTAGTGAACCTCTTAGATATAAATGAATGAGTAGCACCActatcaaataacacataagatGGCATTTCATTGACAAAAATGGTACCTGCCACGACATCGTTTGCATCATCTGCTTCTTCTTGGGTTATTGCAAACACACGAGCGTTGGGCTTATTCTCCCTTGGCTTGTTGAGGTTAGCATCAGCATTAGGCTTGGTACTTCTCTTCAATGGCTCGGGGCAGTTAGCAATTCGATGCCCTAATTTCCCACAATTGAAACATGCTCCCGTCTGTCGGTGGCATTCTCCAGAATGACGATTATTACATTTGGGGCACATCTTTGGTTCTTGGTAAGTTGGGTGGGACGAAGCACCTTTGAAGGGTCCACTGGACTGATTCGATCTCTTGAATGGTGGCTTCCCTTGACATGACTGTCCAGTAAGAGGTCGCTTATTCTTGTTCTCGTTCTCCCGATGCTTGATATCCGTCTCAGCTCTTATCGCTGCTCCCATTAAATCAGCAAAGCTTCTAGGTTGGTAAACTGCTAAGGATGACTGGATACGGCTGATCAAACCCTTCTTGTATCTGTGCATCTTTAGAACTTCATCTGCCATGATTTTCGGGGCATAAGTTCCAAGGTCATTGAATTGGGAGGTGTAATCTACCACTGACATGTCTAGAGTTTGCGAGAAGTTCTCAAACTCGCTCAGTTTCTGAAGTCTGACTTCTGCTGAGAAATACTATTTGAGAAAGACATCTCTGAATTGTTGCCAAGTGATTGCTCCGGCGGCTGTCAGGGTAGGTGAGACGGTTTCCCACCACTTGCTTGCCTTATCCTCTAGGAATGGCACTATCACCTCTACCTTAAGTGCCTCAGGTATCTCTAGCAGTCGCAGTTGGGTTTCCACGCTTTTCAACCAACTCTGGCTACTCTCAGGGTCGGCGTCTCCCTTGAACACTGGGCAATGGTTCTTACGAAGGGACTCATAATGATACTTGATCCCATTATGTGCCGGTGGTGGTTGTGGCTGCTGATTACAGTTACCATTGGGGTTTCCCAAACCCTGGATAGTTGTTGCCACTATGGTGGCTATAGCCATTAAATCTACTCTGCTCAGGCCCACTCTGGGAGGTGGATTGCCGTCAGCATTCGGATCTTCCTCATTGTTGTTGCGGTTGTTAACGTTTGCGTATCGCGGGTTGCGATTGTTTCGGGGAGGTCTTCCGGCCATCTCCTACAAGCGTACAAGTTTCTAAGATATTTGTTGCGGAAACTGATAGAATTCATTGAATAATTTGTGCGAAAATAAATTGACGCCAACAAGTAATCGAAATAAcaacttttattgatttctcaaataaacataaacaaCTGAATGGGGATTTACTGGAATAGCAACAACGAAAATAAACTAAAAATGGTTCACTAAAATATTCTAATCTGCTATCTCTCCATTCCCTACGGCTACGTCAGGTGGGGCTTCTTCCTCCTCGGAATCTTCCTCCGGCACATCCGGGTCTAAAAACTCTGCCAGCTGCATCTGCAGGTCTTGATTCTCCGATTCTAATTCAGCAATCTGTTCCCTATGAGTCAGAATCTTCCCTATCGCGTTGTCCAACTCATTCTTTGCACGCGCACAGTTTGCTTGATCCTTCTGGATGAGTGCCTTTTCTCTTGCCTTCCTTTCGTCTATCTTCTTTGATAGCCTTTGGTTATTTTCTGACAATTGCATGACCACCTTCCAGGACTCTTCCATTCTCTCCTTATCTCTTACCCGTGCGTGACGAGCTTCAGCCAATTCTACGGTACGTCGGTCCAATTCATCCA from Primulina tabacum isolate GXHZ01 chromosome 3, ASM2559414v2, whole genome shotgun sequence encodes:
- the LOC142538589 gene encoding uncharacterized protein LOC142538589 translates to MSVVDYTSQFNDLGTYAPKIMADEVLKMHRYKKGLISRIQSSLAVYQPRSFADLMGAAIRAETDIKHRENENKNKRPLTGQSCQGKPPFKRSNQSSGPFKGASSHPTYQEPKMCPKCNNRHSGECHRQTGACFNCGKLGHRIANCPEPLKRSTKPNADANLNKPRENKPNARVFAITQEEADDANDVVAGTIFVNEMPSYVLFDSGATHSFISKRFTKKLGLTPELLVEPFRVATPTSKTVETYRVHRKCKICINEHLFQAELIQLNMVEFDIILGMDWLARNNAMVDCKGKSVRLRTPNQKEVVYHGKSKERKSLLSASQAWKAMKSGADIYLAMVNAVKEEIELKPGDIPIVRDFPDVFPEELPGTVPDREIEFEINLVPEAAPISKAPYRMAHQLNLRS